In Drosophila ananassae strain 14024-0371.13 chromosome 3R, ASM1763931v2, whole genome shotgun sequence, the DNA window ATTAAAATTGTTTACCTTTTTGGTGTTATAAATGagataataattataaataaatgtttcaAAACATATCAGATATCATCTCCAAACCTAATACTGAGAGTATGAGAGTATTACCCAAGTCCAATATTTCCAACTGTGAGGCTAGTACAATTATTATACAATTTATATCTTAAAAAATTGACCATCGACATGGTAATTACCAAAAATAATTCTAAgctattttaaattgaaaatgatgGGTGTACAATACATTTATTGCGATCGATGTCAGTGTTTTTTACCGAATCGGCAATCCAAGATGTGCTCCAGACTCTATTTTGTGATGCTCCTAGTTGCAGTTGCAAAATTTCCCCTGGAAGtaagattaaatatttaaaaagccTGTTAAAAAAAACGTTACTTGATTCACTAATTAGGCGGGCTGTCGATTCGAGTTTACAAACGTAAACTGCACTtcatttgacaaaaaattcgGGGAATTTGAATACTGCTTTTTGAAGTCGGTGAATCGCAGTTACAAATACTTATCGGCCAAACTGCAACTTTACCAACTGCCCATAACTAAAATATTGGTAATCGAAATGAGGCACAAATgcaagtattttttttaatactttttacTTGCATATCAGATCAACTTGGTGATGTGGAAAAGGTACAATGGATACAAGCCGTTTCTCTATAACATAACAGTTGACTTTTGCAAATTCATTAACAACCGAAAATCGAACCCAGTGGCGAACTTCGTTTTCGAATCATATCAGAGCTTTTCGAATCTCAATCACTCGTGCCCCTTTAATGTGAGTATACTAATATaaattctaataaaaattaaaaaaaaaaaaactatttcatTTAAGCACGACCTCATAATGGACAAACTTTCCATAGAAATAATGAACCACCGTATGACAAAAATTCTGCCCTTCCCAGAAGGGGATTATCTCTTCGAGACCACTTGGTTTCGGTCCAGAGCTCGTacttttgtaataaaaatttatggaACTTTGTCATAAAATGTATTATAAACTGTAATAAGATTTTGTTTTACAATTTAAATGATCTCCCTCATTAGAAATAATTGATTCAACCATTAGACATTTCACTTCCGGATAGTTTAAATATTCCATCACAAACGTATTTTCAATCACATTAACGTGCTCGGCGAACCAATCAATGAGCTAGAAACTCGTTCTTGGAAAGCCACATGAACTATTTCAGCTTTTTCCACCTCCAGATGAGATGTAAAATGCAAATGAGACTTTTTTATCACGCACAGCCCTCACTTTGGGGGCGCCCTCTGTGCAATTACATTTTGAAGGAAGTGGGTGCTCCGGGCAAAGAAGCAGGCACTCCCTGGGCGGGACTGGGGGTAAGCCCCGAGTCTGTCATGCGAAAATCATACAAACTTGGTTTTCGTGTGCTCGCGAAAGTAATTGAGGCGGAAATCCCTAATTGGCACCTTCAAGTCAGCGACATCGTCTCCAAAAAGAAATCATCTCAGGAGGAGCATCAGTAGATGAAGGAGAACGAAAAGATGAAAACTTGCATTGGTGGTTGGGGGCTGGGAGTT includes these proteins:
- the LOC6503296 gene encoding uncharacterized protein LOC6503296, which produces MCSRLYFVMLLVAVAKFPLEAGCRFEFTNVNCTSFDKKFGEFEYCFLKSVNRSYKYLSAKLQLYQLPITKILINLVMWKRYNGYKPFLYNITVDFCKFINNRKSNPVANFVFESYQSFSNLNHSCPFNHDLIMDKLSIEIMNHRMTKILPFPEGDYLFETTWFRSRARTFVIKIYGTLS